A genomic region of Pontibaca methylaminivorans contains the following coding sequences:
- a CDS encoding pyruvate carboxylase has product MPEFKKILIANRGEIAIRVMRAVNEMGKRTVAVYAEEDKLGLHRFKADEAYRIGEGLGPVAAYLSIPEVIRVAKESGADAIHPGYGLLSENPEFVDACAKNGITFIGPRAETMRALGDKASARRVAIEAGVPVIPATEVLGDDMDLIRAQAAEIGYPLMLKASWGGGGRGMRPIMDESELETKVREGRREAEAAFGNGEGYLEKMITRARHVEVQILGDRQGNIYHLFERDCSVQRRNQKVVERAPAPYLTEEQRAEVCELGRKICAAVNYECAGTVEFLMDMDTGTFHFIEVNPRVQVEHTVTEEVTGIDIVRAQILIAEGKTLAEATGKASQADIRLNGHALQTRVTTEDPQNNFIPDYGRLTAYRSATGMGIRLDGGTAYAGGVITRYYDSLLTKVTAWAPTPEMAIARMDRALREFRIRGVSTNIAFVENLLKHPTFLSNEYTTKFIDETPELFQFSARKDRGTKVLNYLADIIVNGHPETKGRVRPCSEVAEPRPPAQRGEPQMGTRNLLEQKGPQAVADWMSAQRQVLVTDTSMRDAHQSLLATRMRSIDMIRVAPAYAANLPNLFSMECWGGATFDVAYRFLQECPWQRLRDLREAMPNLMTQMLLRGSNAVGYTNYPDNVVQEFVRQAATSGIDLFRVFDSLNWVENMRVAMDAVLEQNKLLEGAVCYTGDVLDPDRAKYDLKYYVARGRELREAGAHILGLKDMAGLLKPHAAKVLIRTLKEEVGLPIHLHMHDTAGVGIATYLAAAEAGVDAVDCAMDALSGNTAQPTLGSLVEALRHTDRDTGLDITAIREISDYWEAVRGQYAAFETGLQSPSSEVYLHEMPGGQFTNLKAQARSLGLEERWPEIARTYADVNQMFGDIVKVTPSSKVVGDMALMMVSQGLTREQIEDPKVDVSFPDSVIDMMRGNLGQPPGGFPEMIVKRVLKGEKPNTDRPGKHLQPANLEALRAEASEKLGGQEIDDEDLNGYIMYPKVFVDYMERHEQYGPVRSLPTRAFFYGMDPGQEISAEIDPGKTLEIRYQALGETDENGEVRVFFELNGQPRVIRVADHKVKATAAAQPKADPNNPGHIGAPMPGVVATVAVAAGQEVMEGQLLLTIEAMKMETGLHAEAAGTVRAVHVSPGTQIDAKDLLVELDTTTGAGKDSEKA; this is encoded by the coding sequence ATGCCAGAATTCAAGAAAATCCTGATCGCCAACCGCGGCGAGATCGCCATCCGCGTCATGCGGGCCGTCAACGAGATGGGCAAGCGCACCGTCGCGGTCTATGCCGAGGAAGACAAGCTGGGGCTGCACCGCTTCAAGGCGGACGAAGCCTATCGCATCGGCGAGGGACTCGGCCCCGTGGCCGCCTATCTGTCGATTCCCGAGGTGATCCGCGTCGCCAAGGAAAGCGGCGCCGACGCGATCCACCCGGGTTACGGGCTGTTGTCGGAAAACCCCGAATTCGTGGATGCCTGCGCCAAGAACGGAATCACCTTCATCGGCCCCCGCGCCGAAACCATGCGCGCCCTTGGCGACAAGGCCAGCGCCCGGCGCGTGGCGATCGAGGCCGGTGTGCCGGTGATCCCGGCGACCGAGGTTCTGGGCGACGACATGGACCTGATTCGCGCCCAGGCGGCCGAGATCGGCTATCCCCTGATGCTCAAGGCGTCCTGGGGCGGCGGCGGCCGCGGGATGCGGCCGATCATGGACGAATCCGAACTCGAGACCAAGGTCCGGGAGGGCCGGCGCGAGGCCGAGGCCGCCTTCGGCAACGGCGAGGGCTATCTTGAAAAGATGATCACCCGCGCCCGCCACGTCGAGGTTCAGATCCTCGGCGACCGCCAGGGCAACATCTATCACCTGTTTGAGCGCGACTGCTCGGTGCAGCGCCGCAACCAGAAGGTGGTCGAGCGCGCCCCGGCCCCCTACCTGACCGAAGAACAGCGCGCCGAGGTCTGCGAACTTGGCCGCAAGATCTGCGCCGCGGTGAATTACGAATGCGCCGGCACGGTCGAGTTCCTGATGGACATGGACACCGGCACGTTCCACTTCATCGAGGTGAACCCCCGCGTCCAGGTCGAACATACCGTCACCGAGGAAGTGACCGGCATCGACATCGTGCGCGCCCAGATCCTGATCGCCGAGGGCAAGACCCTCGCCGAGGCGACCGGCAAGGCGTCCCAGGCCGACATCCGGCTGAACGGCCACGCGCTGCAGACCCGCGTCACCACCGAGGATCCGCAGAACAACTTCATTCCCGATTACGGCCGCCTGACCGCCTATCGCAGCGCGACCGGCATGGGGATCCGCCTTGATGGCGGCACCGCCTATGCCGGCGGCGTGATCACGCGCTATTACGACAGCCTGCTGACCAAGGTCACCGCCTGGGCGCCGACCCCCGAGATGGCGATCGCCCGCATGGACCGCGCGCTGCGCGAGTTCCGCATCCGCGGGGTGTCGACCAACATCGCCTTTGTCGAGAACCTGCTGAAGCACCCGACCTTCCTCAGCAACGAATACACCACCAAGTTCATCGACGAGACGCCCGAGCTGTTCCAGTTCTCGGCCCGCAAGGACCGCGGCACCAAGGTGCTGAACTATCTCGCCGACATCATCGTGAACGGCCACCCCGAAACCAAGGGCCGCGTGCGGCCCTGTTCGGAGGTGGCCGAGCCGCGCCCGCCCGCACAGCGGGGCGAGCCGCAGATGGGCACGCGCAACCTGCTTGAACAGAAGGGGCCGCAGGCGGTCGCAGACTGGATGTCGGCGCAGCGCCAGGTTCTGGTCACCGACACCTCCATGCGCGATGCGCACCAGTCGCTGCTGGCGACGCGGATGCGCAGCATCGACATGATCCGGGTGGCCCCCGCCTATGCGGCGAACCTGCCCAACCTGTTCTCGATGGAGTGCTGGGGCGGCGCCACTTTCGACGTGGCCTATCGCTTCCTCCAGGAATGTCCGTGGCAGCGCCTGCGCGACCTGCGCGAGGCGATGCCGAACCTGATGACCCAGATGCTGCTGCGCGGCAGCAACGCGGTCGGCTACACCAACTATCCCGACAACGTGGTGCAGGAATTCGTGCGCCAGGCGGCCACCAGCGGCATCGACCTGTTCCGCGTCTTCGACAGCCTGAACTGGGTCGAGAACATGCGCGTCGCCATGGATGCGGTGCTGGAACAGAACAAGCTGCTCGAGGGGGCGGTGTGCTATACCGGCGACGTGCTCGATCCCGACCGCGCCAAGTATGACCTGAAATACTACGTCGCGCGCGGCCGCGAACTGCGCGAGGCAGGGGCCCATATCCTCGGCCTGAAGGACATGGCCGGGCTGCTGAAGCCCCATGCCGCCAAGGTGCTGATCCGCACCCTGAAGGAAGAGGTCGGCCTGCCGATCCATCTGCACATGCACGATACTGCCGGGGTCGGCATCGCGACCTATCTCGCCGCCGCCGAAGCGGGGGTCGATGCGGTCGATTGCGCCATGGACGCGCTCTCGGGCAACACCGCGCAGCCGACGCTCGGCTCGCTGGTCGAGGCCCTGCGCCACACCGACCGCGACACCGGGCTCGACATCACCGCGATCCGCGAGATCTCGGACTACTGGGAAGCGGTGCGCGGCCAGTATGCCGCCTTTGAGACCGGGCTGCAGTCGCCCTCTTCCGAGGTCTACCTGCACGAGATGCCGGGCGGCCAGTTCACCAACCTCAAGGCGCAGGCGCGCAGCCTCGGGCTCGAGGAACGCTGGCCCGAGATCGCCCGCACCTATGCGGACGTGAACCAGATGTTCGGCGATATCGTGAAGGTCACGCCGAGCTCGAAAGTCGTCGGCGACATGGCGCTGATGATGGTGAGCCAGGGGCTGACGCGCGAGCAGATCGAGGATCCCAAGGTGGATGTCTCCTTCCCCGATTCGGTCATCGACATGATGCGCGGCAATCTCGGCCAGCCGCCGGGTGGTTTCCCCGAAATGATCGTCAAGCGGGTGCTCAAGGGTGAAAAGCCCAATACCGACCGCCCCGGCAAGCACCTGCAGCCGGCTAACCTGGAGGCCCTGCGCGCCGAAGCCAGCGAAAAGCTGGGCGGGCAGGAGATTGACGACGAGGATCTGAACGGCTACATCATGTATCCGAAGGTGTTCGTCGACTACATGGAGCGGCACGAGCAATATGGTCCGGTGCGCAGCCTGCCGACCCGCGCCTTCTTCTACGGGATGGACCCGGGCCAGGAGATTTCGGCCGAGATCGACCCCGGAAAGACGCTGGAAATCCGCTACCAGGCGCTGGGCGAGACCGACGAGAACGGCGAAGTCCGCGTGTTCTTCGAACTGAACGGCCAGCCGCGGGTGATTCGTGTCGCCGACCACAAGGTGAAGGCAACGGCGGCTGCCCAGCCCAAGGCCGATCCGAACAACCCGGGCCATATCGGCGCGCCCATGCCGGGTGTCGTCGCCACGGTCGCGGTGGCCGCCGGGCAGGAGGTCATGGAAGGACAGCTTCTGCTGACCATCGAGGCCATGAAGATGGAAACCGGCCTGCACGCCGAGGCCGCGGGAACGGTCCGGGCCGTCCATGTGAGCCCCGGCACCCAGATCGACGCCAAGGATCTGCTGGTCGAGCTCGACACCACCACGGGCGCCGGCAAGGACAGCGAAAAGGCGTGA
- a CDS encoding ATP-dependent helicase: protein MVDKTDDSADSRGLPLSARAMGARAAPYLDQLNPAQREAVETLEGPVLMLAGAGTGKTRALTARIVHLLNTGGARPGEILAVTFTNKAAREMKERVAEMLGHGVEGMPWLGTFHAICVRLLRRHAELVGLKPNFTILDTDDQLRLLRQLVQAAGFDEKRWPARHLAGIIDAWKNRACTPDKVPAADAGAFNRHGPELYAQYQARLRELNAVDFGDLLLHMVTIFQTHEDLLEQYRRRFRYILVDEYQDTNIAQYLWLRLLAGGHHNICCVGDDDQSIYGWRGAEVGNILRFEKDFPGARVVRLEQNYRSTPHILAAASAVIAGNQSRLGKTLWTELDSGERLRLIGHWDGEEEARWIGEEIESMQGGTRGMRPFDLDEIAILVRASHQMRAFEDRFLTTGLPYRVIGGPRFYERLEIRDAMAYFRIVMSPADDLAFERIVNTPKRGLGDKARQVIRGIAREHNVPLLEGARIAVEQGMIKGKGSAALGRLAADIARWGRMAGEGEPGHMELAGIILDESGYTEMWQNDKSPDAPGRLENLKELVNQLDAFENLQGFLEHVSLVMDNDQNDGAARVSIMTLHAAKGLEFPAVFLPGWEDGLFPSQRSMDESGIPGLEEERRLAYVGITRARELCTISFAGNRRVFGQWQSSMPSRFIDELPEAHVEVLTPPGLYGGHGVGAGHTAPAQEHDLDDRAAQADGYNSPGWRRLQQRLQVRGGADAPGARQVLDLEAAGSFVVGQRVFHQKFGYGPITAIEGDKLSVDFEKAGPKKVVARYVSAGEDVPF from the coding sequence ATGGTGGACAAGACAGACGATTCCGCAGACAGCAGGGGCCTGCCGCTCTCCGCCCGGGCCATGGGCGCGCGGGCCGCGCCCTATCTTGACCAGCTGAACCCGGCGCAGCGCGAGGCGGTCGAGACGCTCGAGGGGCCGGTGCTGATGCTCGCGGGGGCCGGTACGGGAAAGACCCGCGCCCTGACCGCGCGCATCGTGCATCTGCTGAACACCGGGGGCGCGCGTCCCGGTGAAATCCTGGCCGTGACCTTCACCAACAAGGCCGCGCGCGAGATGAAGGAGCGCGTCGCCGAGATGCTGGGCCACGGTGTCGAGGGCATGCCCTGGCTCGGGACGTTTCACGCGATCTGTGTCCGGCTGCTGCGGCGTCATGCGGAACTCGTCGGGCTGAAGCCGAATTTCACGATCCTCGATACCGATGACCAGCTGCGCCTGCTGCGCCAGCTGGTGCAGGCGGCGGGGTTCGACGAAAAGCGCTGGCCCGCGCGGCATCTGGCCGGGATCATCGACGCGTGGAAGAACCGCGCCTGCACGCCGGACAAGGTGCCCGCCGCCGATGCCGGCGCCTTCAACCGGCACGGGCCCGAACTCTATGCGCAGTATCAGGCGCGCCTGCGCGAACTGAACGCAGTCGATTTCGGTGACCTGCTGCTGCACATGGTGACGATCTTTCAGACCCATGAGGATCTGCTCGAACAGTATCGCCGCCGGTTCCGCTATATACTGGTGGACGAATATCAGGACACCAACATCGCGCAGTATCTCTGGCTGCGCCTGCTGGCGGGGGGGCATCACAACATCTGCTGCGTCGGTGACGACGACCAGTCCATCTATGGCTGGCGCGGCGCCGAGGTGGGCAACATCCTGCGGTTCGAAAAGGATTTCCCGGGTGCGAGGGTGGTGCGGCTCGAACAGAACTACCGCAGCACGCCGCATATCCTCGCCGCCGCGAGCGCGGTCATCGCCGGCAACCAGTCCCGGCTTGGCAAGACGCTCTGGACCGAACTCGACTCGGGCGAGCGGCTGCGTCTGATCGGCCATTGGGACGGCGAGGAGGAGGCGCGCTGGATCGGCGAGGAAATCGAATCGATGCAGGGCGGCACCCGCGGGATGCGTCCCTTCGACCTTGACGAGATCGCCATTCTCGTGCGGGCAAGCCACCAGATGCGCGCCTTCGAGGATCGTTTCCTGACCACCGGTCTGCCATATCGCGTGATCGGCGGCCCGCGCTTCTACGAGCGGCTCGAGATCCGCGATGCCATGGCCTATTTCCGCATCGTCATGAGCCCGGCGGACGACCTTGCCTTCGAGCGGATCGTGAACACCCCGAAGCGCGGGCTGGGCGACAAGGCCCGGCAGGTGATCCGCGGCATCGCCCGCGAGCACAACGTGCCGCTGCTCGAGGGCGCGCGCATCGCGGTCGAACAGGGCATGATCAAGGGCAAGGGCAGCGCGGCGCTCGGGCGGCTCGCGGCCGATATTGCCCGCTGGGGGCGCATGGCCGGAGAGGGGGAGCCCGGGCATATGGAGCTTGCCGGCATCATCCTCGACGAATCCGGCTATACGGAGATGTGGCAGAACGACAAGTCGCCGGATGCGCCGGGGCGGCTCGAGAACCTCAAGGAACTGGTGAACCAGCTTGATGCCTTCGAAAACCTGCAGGGCTTTCTGGAACATGTGAGTCTGGTCATGGACAACGACCAGAACGACGGCGCCGCGCGGGTCTCGATCATGACGCTGCACGCGGCCAAGGGGCTCGAATTTCCGGCGGTGTTCCTGCCGGGCTGGGAGGACGGGCTGTTTCCGAGCCAGCGCAGCATGGACGAAAGCGGCATTCCCGGGCTCGAGGAAGAGCGCCGCCTTGCCTATGTCGGCATCACCCGGGCGCGCGAACTTTGCACCATCAGCTTTGCCGGCAATCGCCGCGTCTTCGGACAGTGGCAGTCGTCCATGCCCTCGCGCTTCATCGACGAACTGCCCGAGGCCCATGTGGAGGTGCTGACACCGCCCGGGCTTTACGGAGGCCACGGGGTCGGGGCCGGGCACACCGCTCCGGCGCAGGAGCATGACCTGGACGATCGCGCGGCGCAGGCCGATGGGTACAACTCGCCCGGCTGGCGGCGCCTGCAGCAGCGCCTGCAGGTGCGTGGCGGCGCCGATGCTCCGGGGGCACGGCAGGTGCTCGACCTCGAGGCCGCGGGGAGCTTCGTCGTCGGGCAGCGGGTGTTTCACCAGAAGTTCGGCTATGGCCCGATCACCGCGATCGAGGGCGACAAGCTCTCGGTCGATTTCGAGAAGGCGGGGCCGAAGAAGGTCGTCGCGCGGTATGTGAGCGCAGGCGAGGACGTGCCGTTCTAG
- a CDS encoding AAA family ATPase, whose protein sequence is MSDRFFVVTGGPGAGKTSLIEELARRGFHTIPESGRAIIQDEMRRGGSALPWADRTAFAERMLQRDLDAYRTAQTRTGPVIFDRGVPDILGYLTLCRLPVPPQLAAAAETARYNRRVFLAPYWDDIFTQDAERKQSRAEAEATCAAMRATYAALGYDIMELPRADTARRADIVAAHLEC, encoded by the coding sequence ATGAGCGACCGTTTCTTCGTCGTGACGGGCGGCCCCGGTGCCGGCAAGACCAGCCTCATCGAGGAACTCGCCCGCCGCGGCTTCCACACGATCCCCGAATCCGGCCGCGCGATCATTCAGGACGAAATGCGCCGGGGCGGCAGCGCCCTGCCCTGGGCTGATCGCACCGCCTTTGCCGAGAGGATGCTGCAGCGCGACCTGGACGCCTATCGCACTGCGCAGACCCGCACAGGGCCGGTGATCTTCGACCGGGGCGTTCCCGACATCCTCGGCTACCTGACGCTCTGCCGACTTCCGGTTCCGCCGCAACTCGCCGCAGCCGCCGAAACGGCCCGCTACAACCGCCGCGTTTTCCTGGCACCCTATTGGGACGACATCTTCACGCAGGACGCCGAGCGCAAGCAGAGCCGCGCCGAGGCCGAAGCGACCTGCGCGGCGATGCGCGCGACCTATGCCGCGCTCGGATACGACATCATGGAGCTGCCACGCGCAGATACCGCGCGGCGCGCCGACATCGTCGCGGCGCATCTGGAGTGCTGA
- a CDS encoding M48 family metallopeptidase gives MEQHSLPGSPPVPITLRRSARARRITLRVSRIDGRVTLTLPLRAPKADALDFARSREDWIRRSLARRPGLVQVAIGVEIPVEGVMHRIVPGTGRGVVPGVGQIAVPEAAAPARLQAWLRERARERLTAAADHYAAALGRPYGRITLRDTRSRWGSCSWQGALMFSWRLVFAPPGVLRYVAAHEVAHLAHMDHSRAFWAAVERIHGPWAHMRDWLRVNGHELHRYRFEPPS, from the coding sequence ATGGAACAACACTCTCTGCCGGGCTCTCCGCCGGTGCCGATCACCCTGCGCCGTTCGGCCCGGGCAAGGCGCATCACGCTACGGGTTTCGCGGATCGACGGGCGGGTGACCCTGACCCTGCCGTTGCGCGCGCCAAAGGCCGATGCGCTCGATTTCGCCCGCAGCCGCGAGGACTGGATCCGGCGCAGCCTTGCGCGGCGGCCCGGTCTTGTCCAGGTCGCGATCGGGGTCGAAATCCCTGTTGAAGGAGTAATGCACCGGATCGTGCCAGGCACCGGCCGGGGCGTGGTGCCGGGGGTCGGGCAGATCGCCGTTCCCGAAGCAGCGGCGCCGGCGCGGCTCCAGGCTTGGCTGCGGGAACGGGCGCGCGAGCGGCTGACCGCGGCCGCGGACCATTATGCGGCGGCGCTGGGGCGGCCCTATGGGCGGATCACGCTGCGCGACACGCGCTCGCGCTGGGGATCCTGTTCGTGGCAGGGCGCGCTGATGTTCTCCTGGCGGCTCGTCTTCGCCCCGCCCGGGGTTCTGCGCTATGTCGCGGCGCATGAGGTCGCGCATCTGGCGCATATGGATCACTCGCGCGCCTTCTGGGCCGCGGTCGAGCGCATCCACGGCCCCTGGGCCCATATGCGCGACTGGCTGCGCGTGAACGGGCACGAGTTGCACCGCTACCGTTTCGAGCCGCCATCATGA
- a CDS encoding TIGR02300 family protein, whose translation MPKEEWGVKRVCPTTGKRSYDLNRDPIVSPYTGEVVELDLTKGRMIAADAEDAATLKSRKRDTDDEDGAVLDDEDEDNVTVDLDDDLLEEDDDDVSLDDIADVAKEDDE comes from the coding sequence ATGCCCAAGGAAGAATGGGGCGTCAAACGCGTTTGCCCGACCACCGGCAAGCGGTCCTACGATCTGAACCGCGATCCGATCGTCAGCCCCTATACCGGCGAGGTGGTGGAACTGGACCTGACAAAGGGCCGCATGATCGCCGCCGACGCCGAAGACGCCGCCACGCTGAAATCCCGCAAGCGGGACACCGACGACGAGGACGGCGCGGTTCTGGACGACGAGGACGAGGACAACGTCACCGTCGATCTGGACGACGACCTGCTCGAAGAAGACGATGACGATGTTTCGCTCGACGACATCGCCGATGTCGCCAAGGAAGACGACGAATAA
- a CDS encoding GntR family transcriptional regulator, with translation MNDDGAAGPVRGAEGRLAAHERVYRNLRAAIMWGEMEPGQGFTLRGIGRRYRVSMTPAREAVRRLAAEGALTLSASGRISTPAPGAERIEELAALRALIEVELASRALPRAHLALIDRMIAIDQTVADAARRRDAVGFTRSNLEFHRTLYLRAQAPAMLAVAETVWLQLGPSMRALYERLRRNDAPRYHRHIVAALKAGDEPGLRLAVRADVIQGLRMLTG, from the coding sequence ATGAACGATGACGGCGCGGCAGGCCCGGTGCGGGGCGCGGAAGGCCGGCTCGCCGCGCATGAGCGCGTCTATCGCAATCTGCGCGCGGCGATCATGTGGGGCGAGATGGAGCCCGGCCAGGGGTTCACCCTGCGCGGCATCGGCCGGCGATACAGGGTGTCGATGACTCCCGCGCGCGAGGCCGTGCGCCGGCTTGCGGCAGAAGGCGCGCTCACGCTTTCGGCCTCGGGGCGGATTTCGACGCCCGCGCCCGGCGCCGAGCGGATCGAGGAGCTTGCCGCGCTCCGTGCCCTGATCGAGGTCGAACTGGCGAGCCGGGCGTTGCCGCGCGCCCATCTCGCGCTGATCGACCGGATGATCGCGATCGACCAGACCGTTGCCGATGCGGCGCGGCGCCGCGATGCGGTCGGCTTCACCCGCAGCAACCTCGAGTTCCACCGCACGCTCTATCTGCGCGCGCAGGCGCCGGCCATGCTGGCCGTGGCCGAGACGGTCTGGCTGCAGCTCGGCCCCAGCATGCGCGCGCTTTACGAGCGCCTGCGCCGCAACGATGCGCCGCGCTATCATCGCCATATCGTCGCCGCGCTGAAAGCGGGGGACGAGCCGGGGCTGCGCCTTGCGGTGCGGGCCGACGTGATCCAGGGGCTGCGGATGCTGACCGGGTGA
- a CDS encoding monovalent cation:proton antiporter-2 (CPA2) family protein — MEIFLYQASIYLAAAVIAVPFAARLGLGSVLGYLAAGIIIGPVLGLVGAETEELQHIAEFGVVMMLFLIGLEIEPLALWSMRRRMFGLGGAQVLLTALVLMGAAMLLGQPWQTGLAIGLTLALSSTAIVLQTLSEKGLIQTRGGRSIFAVLLMQDLAVIPILALMPLLAVGARSASPEQIAAEAQEKAFSIVDGLPGWEVTLITAGAIGAVILSGIYLTRPLFRYIHAANLREMYTALALLIVVAISFLMTLVGLSPALGAFLAGVVLANTEFRHELESDLNPFKGLLLGLFFITVGAGMNFNAFFQEADNLVELALLVILVKGSVLYLLGRLSGLKGRDRWLFSLSLAQAGEFGFVLVAFAGQVGVFSDRLADEMLMIITLSMLITPLLFILYNVVSARITDPKRELPPDTIDFQAAVIIAGVGRFGQIVNRLVRASGFRTVVLDSDMDKIQLMRRFGFKGFLGDPTRPELLDAAGLARARVLVAAMDGREKITRLVTYARRQRPDLHIIARAYDRSHAYELYRAGANDIVREMFDSSLRAGRYVLENVGLTEFEAATAARTFSAHDRHALQQLAEVWNPDIPATQNTAYIERMRALQQELETELLNQVRGKAPPPETPPEPAPESA; from the coding sequence GTGGAAATCTTTCTCTATCAGGCTTCGATCTACCTGGCGGCGGCGGTCATCGCGGTGCCCTTTGCGGCACGATTGGGGCTCGGCTCGGTGCTCGGCTACCTGGCAGCAGGCATCATCATCGGTCCGGTGCTCGGGCTGGTCGGCGCGGAAACCGAAGAGTTGCAGCATATCGCCGAATTCGGCGTGGTGATGATGCTGTTCCTGATCGGGCTCGAGATCGAGCCGCTCGCGCTCTGGAGCATGCGCCGGCGCATGTTCGGCCTTGGCGGTGCGCAGGTTCTGCTGACCGCGCTCGTGCTCATGGGCGCGGCGATGCTGCTTGGCCAGCCGTGGCAGACCGGGCTTGCGATCGGGCTGACGCTGGCGCTTTCCTCGACCGCGATCGTGCTCCAGACGCTTTCGGAAAAGGGGCTGATCCAGACCCGGGGCGGGCGATCCATCTTCGCGGTGCTGCTGATGCAGGATCTGGCGGTGATCCCGATCCTTGCACTGATGCCGCTGCTTGCGGTCGGCGCGCGGTCCGCCTCGCCCGAGCAGATCGCCGCCGAGGCACAGGAAAAGGCGTTCTCGATCGTGGACGGGCTGCCCGGCTGGGAGGTGACGCTGATCACCGCCGGGGCGATCGGGGCGGTGATCCTTTCCGGCATCTACCTCACGCGGCCCCTGTTTCGCTATATCCACGCCGCCAACCTGCGCGAGATGTATACCGCGCTGGCGCTGCTGATCGTGGTGGCGATATCGTTCCTGATGACGCTGGTCGGGCTTTCCCCGGCGCTCGGGGCATTTCTGGCCGGGGTGGTGCTGGCCAATACGGAATTCCGCCATGAACTGGAAAGCGACCTGAACCCGTTCAAGGGGCTGCTGCTCGGGCTGTTCTTCATCACCGTCGGCGCGGGAATGAATTTCAATGCCTTTTTCCAGGAAGCCGACAACCTGGTCGAACTCGCCCTGCTGGTGATCCTCGTCAAGGGAAGTGTGCTTTATCTGCTCGGGCGGCTTTCGGGGCTCAAGGGGCGCGACCGCTGGCTGTTCAGCCTGTCGCTGGCGCAGGCGGGGGAATTCGGCTTCGTGCTGGTCGCCTTTGCCGGACAGGTCGGGGTGTTTTCCGACCGGCTCGCGGATGAAATGCTGATGATCATCACACTCAGCATGCTGATCACGCCGCTTCTGTTCATCCTTTACAACGTGGTGTCGGCCCGGATCACCGACCCGAAGCGTGAACTGCCCCCCGACACCATCGACTTTCAGGCCGCGGTCATCATCGCCGGGGTTGGCCGTTTCGGCCAGATCGTGAACCGGCTGGTGCGCGCAAGCGGCTTCCGCACCGTGGTGCTCGACAGCGACATGGACAAGATCCAGCTGATGCGCCGCTTCGGCTTCAAGGGATTCCTCGGCGATCCGACGCGCCCCGAACTGCTGGATGCCGCGGGGCTTGCCCGGGCGCGGGTGCTGGTCGCGGCCATGGACGGGCGCGAAAAGATCACCCGTCTTGTCACCTATGCGCGGCGCCAGCGGCCCGACCTGCATATCATCGCCCGCGCCTATGACCGCTCGCACGCCTATGAGCTTTACCGGGCCGGCGCCAATGACATCGTCCGCGAGATGTTCGATTCCTCCCTGCGGGCCGGGCGCTATGTGCTTGAAAACGTGGGCCTGACCGAATTCGAGGCCGCAACGGCCGCCCGCACCTTTTCGGCTCACGACCGTCATGCGCTGCAGCAGCTTGCCGAGGTCTGGAACCCCGACATCCCGGCGACGCAGAACACCGCCTATATCGAACGCATGCGCGCCCTGCAGCAGGAACTGGAGACCGAGTTGCTCAATCAGGTGCGGGGAAAGGCCCCGCCGCCCGAGACACCGCCCGAACCGGCCCCCGAATCCGCCTGA